A single region of the Vagococcus teuberi genome encodes:
- a CDS encoding flavocytochrome c, whose product MKTKLFKSLTISFATMMLLSGCGGQKSAEKTVESSSTKASTSDVTSGASEQKYTDPKEMKDEYDIIIVGAGGAGMSAALQAKEEGKNPVILEKMPVAGGNTLKASSGMNASETKFQKEAGITDSNDKFYEETLKGGHNTNDKELLRYYVDNSASAIDWLDSMGIKLNNLTITGGMSEKRTHRPEDGSAVGEYLVHGLLNNIHEKEIPIFVNADVTEILEKDSVVDGVKVTVEGKEKEVHGKAVVVTTGGYGANPEMLEKEKPELKGYVTTNQEGSTGDGIRMIEKLGGQTVDMDQIQIHPTVQQDKGILIGEAVRGEGAILVNQDGKRFTNEMGTRDNVSAAITALPDKSAYLIFDAGVKERVKAINFYEKQGFVKSADSIEALAKEIDMDGKTLDTTVQDWNKAVEAKSDTEFSRETGMDNALNKGPYYAIKIAPGIHYTMGGVKINDKTEVLNKDNKPITGLYAAGEVTGGLHGSNRIGGNSVGDIIVFGRQAGEQSAKFVK is encoded by the coding sequence ATGAAAACTAAGCTATTCAAATCATTAACAATTAGTTTTGCGACGATGATGCTATTGTCAGGTTGTGGGGGACAAAAATCTGCGGAAAAAACTGTAGAAAGTTCATCTACAAAAGCAAGTACGTCAGATGTCACTTCAGGGGCTTCAGAACAAAAATACACTGACCCTAAAGAGATGAAAGATGAGTACGATATTATTATTGTCGGAGCCGGTGGAGCAGGAATGTCAGCTGCTTTGCAAGCGAAAGAAGAAGGTAAAAACCCAGTTATTTTAGAGAAAATGCCTGTTGCTGGTGGAAACACATTGAAAGCTTCAAGTGGGATGAATGCTTCAGAAACAAAATTCCAAAAAGAAGCGGGGATTACAGACTCTAATGATAAGTTTTATGAAGAAACATTAAAAGGTGGACATAATACAAACGATAAAGAACTACTTCGTTATTATGTTGACAATTCAGCAAGTGCAATAGACTGGTTAGATTCAATGGGGATTAAGTTAAACAACTTAACAATCACAGGTGGAATGAGTGAAAAAAGAACGCATAGACCTGAAGATGGCTCAGCAGTTGGCGAATACTTAGTTCATGGATTATTAAACAATATACATGAAAAAGAAATTCCAATTTTTGTTAATGCTGATGTAACAGAGATTTTAGAAAAAGATTCAGTTGTTGATGGTGTTAAAGTAACTGTTGAAGGCAAAGAGAAAGAAGTACATGGTAAAGCCGTTGTTGTGACAACTGGTGGATATGGAGCTAATCCAGAAATGTTAGAAAAAGAAAAACCTGAACTTAAAGGTTATGTGACAACTAACCAAGAAGGTAGTACTGGTGACGGTATTAGAATGATTGAAAAATTAGGTGGTCAAACAGTTGATATGGATCAAATTCAAATTCACCCTACTGTTCAACAAGATAAAGGCATCTTAATTGGTGAAGCAGTTCGTGGTGAAGGAGCTATTTTGGTTAATCAAGATGGTAAACGATTCACAAATGAAATGGGAACACGTGATAATGTATCAGCAGCTATTACTGCATTACCTGATAAATCTGCTTATTTAATTTTTGATGCAGGTGTTAAAGAAAGAGTAAAAGCAATTAATTTTTATGAAAAACAAGGATTTGTAAAATCTGCTGATTCAATCGAAGCATTAGCTAAAGAAATCGACATGGATGGTAAAACATTAGACACGACTGTTCAAGATTGGAACAAAGCAGTTGAAGCAAAATCCGATACAGAATTTTCTCGTGAAACTGGTATGGACAATGCATTAAACAAAGGTCCATATTATGCGATTAAGATTGCCCCAGGTATTCATTACACAATGGGTGGTGTAAAAATCAACGATAAAACAGAAGTATTAAACAAAGACAACAAGCCAATTACTGGATTGTATGCTGCTGGAGAAGTGACTGGTGGGTTACATGGTAGCAACCGTATTGGTGGAAACTCAGTTGGTGATATCATCGTATTTGGTCGCCAAGCTGGTGAACAATCTGCAAAATTTGTAAAATAG
- a CDS encoding sigma-54-dependent transcriptional regulator yields the protein MKRIDQVYNYVVDQTKNLSPNELKMDSGVTTKEVADYLGIQRSNASKDLNTLVREGIVEKLDGRPVRYVTKSIFQHKPFSKYVPSYQEQKESIFVPETTRFYENDDIFKRIIGINASMKNAIMQAKAAILYPPNGLNCLITGPTGSGKTYFAHTMFQYAKQQHVLDEKKELIVFNCADYASNPELLMSHLFGHIKGAFTGADEEKDGLISLANDSYLFLDEIHRLPPEGQEMIFYFMDNGKYSKLGESTKNREANVRIICATTEDPSSALLNTFVRRIPITIKLPTFKERSAKEKVELVKNMMIIEAKRINRRIVLTEDVVKALIGSVSYGNVGQLKSNIQLVTAQSFLKHMDQSDVTITMDELNDGIKEGLVQLATDRTTLSELTQILESKMIISPNESFDTYEGDSYELPYNLYEIIGDKAALLKEDGFNQEAINHFITTDINVHLKSFYRNHGFNFDSENKLGEIIDSKIIKTTRKLYEYATEQVGYKFEQNFLYAIGLHISSFLNRYKEGIKIETGNDENIINMIEDYPNEHRVAKVFKQIIEAEHQVILPQSEINYLTVLLISLNESVKKGRIGIIVAAHGRSTASSMVEVVSQLLKINNIRAVDMPLDMKPNEALEKVVHEVRQVDEGSGVLLLVDMGSLTTFTDDIKERTSIDVKIIDMVTTALVLEAGRKSSLLEGDLVDLYESLSHFHGYHAKELSESIEELDKPKAILAICASGKGTAQRMKELINDYLMLYMEEDIEVITMSIADLDTQIDDIQAQYHLLASTGIKNPNLSIPFVTMDQLFSKDGPTYIGSIVSNTLDLDDSVTLNEVTARQTCLDYMAEYFTFINPVKLIDPLWQLSQQIDEEILSNQQDYSFYMSLSMHLAGMVERILKNDTLTANQEELNQLANCQYLDTLKNSLELLEHLFHLNIPKDEFVYVVKIIDNQLPTLY from the coding sequence ATGAAACGAATTGATCAAGTATATAATTATGTTGTTGACCAAACTAAAAATTTGTCACCAAATGAGCTAAAAATGGACTCTGGTGTTACAACAAAGGAAGTAGCCGACTATTTAGGTATTCAACGATCAAATGCCAGTAAGGATTTGAATACACTTGTTCGAGAAGGGATAGTTGAAAAGTTAGATGGTCGACCTGTTAGATATGTAACAAAATCAATTTTTCAACACAAACCATTTTCAAAGTATGTTCCAAGTTATCAGGAGCAAAAAGAATCCATCTTTGTACCAGAAACGACTCGTTTTTATGAGAATGATGATATATTTAAACGAATTATCGGAATAAATGCCAGTATGAAAAATGCAATTATGCAAGCAAAAGCCGCGATTTTATACCCACCAAATGGATTAAATTGCTTAATTACAGGACCAACAGGGTCAGGAAAAACCTATTTTGCTCATACCATGTTTCAATATGCCAAGCAGCAACACGTTTTAGATGAGAAAAAAGAATTGATTGTTTTCAACTGTGCGGACTATGCGAGTAATCCAGAGTTATTGATGAGTCACTTGTTTGGTCATATTAAGGGTGCGTTTACTGGAGCAGACGAAGAAAAAGATGGGTTAATAAGCTTAGCCAATGATAGTTACCTATTTCTCGATGAAATTCATCGACTGCCCCCTGAAGGACAAGAAATGATTTTTTATTTTATGGATAATGGAAAGTATTCTAAGCTTGGTGAATCAACTAAAAATAGAGAAGCTAATGTTCGAATCATATGTGCGACAACGGAAGACCCTAGTTCAGCTTTACTAAATACGTTTGTTAGACGTATTCCTATTACGATTAAATTGCCAACGTTTAAAGAAAGAAGTGCTAAAGAAAAGGTTGAACTAGTAAAAAATATGATGATTATTGAAGCTAAACGAATTAATCGTCGTATCGTTCTAACAGAAGATGTGGTGAAAGCATTAATTGGGAGTGTCTCATATGGAAATGTGGGACAATTAAAGTCAAATATTCAACTCGTTACGGCACAATCATTTTTAAAACATATGGACCAATCCGATGTGACGATAACCATGGATGAGCTAAATGATGGCATTAAGGAAGGCTTAGTTCAATTAGCCACAGATCGCACAACATTGTCTGAGTTAACTCAAATTCTTGAGTCAAAGATGATCATTTCCCCAAATGAATCGTTTGATACATACGAGGGAGATAGTTACGAATTACCTTATAATTTATATGAAATTATTGGGGATAAAGCAGCTTTGCTAAAAGAAGATGGATTTAATCAAGAAGCCATCAATCATTTTATTACGACAGACATCAATGTGCATTTAAAATCATTTTATCGTAATCATGGCTTTAATTTTGATTCGGAAAATAAGTTAGGTGAAATTATAGATAGTAAAATAATCAAAACAACGCGTAAATTATATGAATATGCAACAGAACAAGTTGGCTATAAGTTTGAACAGAACTTTTTATATGCAATAGGTTTACATATTAGTTCTTTTTTAAATCGTTATAAAGAGGGAATTAAAATTGAAACAGGTAATGACGAGAATATTATTAATATGATAGAAGATTATCCTAATGAACATCGTGTGGCTAAAGTATTTAAACAAATTATTGAAGCAGAACATCAAGTCATTCTTCCGCAATCAGAAATTAATTATCTAACAGTGTTACTTATCTCTTTAAATGAGTCCGTAAAGAAAGGGCGTATTGGTATTATTGTCGCTGCACATGGCAGAAGTACTGCTTCAAGTATGGTAGAAGTGGTCAGCCAATTATTGAAGATTAATAATATTCGGGCAGTGGACATGCCTTTAGATATGAAGCCAAATGAGGCTTTAGAAAAAGTAGTTCATGAAGTACGACAAGTTGATGAAGGCAGTGGTGTGTTGTTACTAGTTGATATGGGTTCTTTAACGACATTTACCGACGACATAAAAGAACGCACATCCATTGATGTCAAAATTATTGATATGGTAACCACAGCTTTGGTATTAGAAGCAGGGAGAAAATCAAGCTTGCTAGAAGGAGATTTGGTTGATTTATATGAATCACTAAGTCATTTTCATGGCTATCATGCTAAGGAACTATCTGAATCAATTGAAGAGCTGGACAAACCTAAGGCCATTTTAGCTATTTGTGCTTCTGGTAAGGGAACAGCGCAACGAATGAAAGAGCTGATTAATGATTATTTAATGCTTTATATGGAAGAAGATATTGAAGTTATCACAATGTCAATCGCAGACTTAGATACACAAATAGATGACATTCAAGCACAATACCATCTTTTGGCTAGTACTGGAATCAAAAATCCTAATTTATCCATTCCGTTTGTGACGATGGACCAACTTTTTTCTAAAGATGGACCAACCTATATCGGAAGTATTGTATCCAATACACTAGATTTAGATGATAGTGTCACTTTGAATGAAGTAACAGCTAGACAAACATGTTTAGATTATATGGCGGAATACTTTACATTTATTAATCCAGTTAAATTAATTGATCCTCTGTGGCAACTCTCTCAACAGATTGATGAGGAGATTCTGTCTAACCAACAAGATTACTCATTCTACATGTCTTTGAGTATGCACCTAGCTGGAATGGTAGAGAGAATTCTAAAAAATGATACACTAACAGCTAACCAAGAAGAACTAAATCAATTAGCTAATTGTCAGTACTTAGATACTTTAAAAAACAGTCTAGAATTATTAGAACACTTATTTCATCTTAATATTCCAAAAGATGAATTTGTGTACGTTGTCAAAATTATCGACAATCAATTACCAACACTGTATTGA
- a CDS encoding helix-turn-helix domain-containing protein, with amino-acid sequence METDLFMLLDTNSRNILSILSIISEKNEWYTIHEISEKLNVVERTIQRYIIHLKDCIDQFNEGEEENDRLFLSYEKYKGVHLETPKGHGLHRFKQLVLEQDETFIMLRDIFFEEFQSVTKYAMEHYISESKVRKSVKKIRYYLKRYHLSLSNISFKIIGEEKQIRLLTYYVVWYGLKGHDWPFRQVSQNKVYEVIDSLDESLSMKLTRTQRKQLGYMLAINLFRMGKNHPIELEAHWQNYVDINRVMDEMPFLSLVFIKRRQELTAEIYFYMLLIQLRINVYQSKPFIKQTLEYHKLNGSDVYETTNHFVEKFHTELHPIPSEFYHSFFLTTFCTHLFCRMFRYVILTDDGCNNIREWQNKYTVLISQLHQIIDKLYIQTNNVLFLQRPFLMQKYMMLFSMIKPLTHFEPTIKVLIESDLPYLKKTLLENDIIKRYSGDYHIEFINTSDVTIDIILTNVPNVLKNKEYSNSVIHFFEYPMMLRDIEELDKVIQKIYTKNYLVET; translated from the coding sequence ATGGAAACAGATTTATTTATGTTATTAGATACCAATAGTCGAAATATTTTATCGATTCTATCAATCATATCCGAAAAAAATGAGTGGTATACTATCCATGAAATTAGTGAAAAACTGAATGTGGTAGAAAGAACTATCCAACGTTATATCATTCATTTAAAGGATTGTATTGATCAGTTTAATGAAGGAGAAGAAGAAAACGATAGGTTGTTTTTAAGTTATGAAAAATATAAAGGGGTTCATCTTGAAACACCAAAAGGTCATGGTCTTCACCGGTTTAAACAGTTAGTTTTAGAACAAGATGAAACGTTCATTATGTTAAGAGACATTTTCTTTGAAGAATTTCAGTCGGTCACAAAATATGCAATGGAACATTATATTAGTGAGAGCAAGGTCAGAAAAAGTGTAAAAAAAATTCGCTATTATTTAAAACGATATCATTTATCATTATCAAATATAAGTTTTAAAATTATTGGAGAGGAGAAACAAATTAGATTGCTTACCTACTATGTGGTATGGTATGGACTAAAAGGTCATGATTGGCCGTTTAGACAAGTAAGTCAAAATAAAGTATATGAAGTAATTGATAGCTTAGATGAGTCTTTATCTATGAAATTAACTCGTACTCAACGAAAGCAATTAGGTTATATGTTAGCCATTAATTTATTTAGAATGGGCAAAAATCATCCAATTGAACTTGAAGCTCATTGGCAAAACTATGTTGATATAAATCGAGTAATGGATGAGATGCCGTTTCTATCTTTAGTTTTTATCAAAAGGAGGCAGGAATTAACAGCTGAAATCTATTTTTATATGTTACTCATTCAACTGAGAATCAATGTTTACCAGTCTAAACCATTCATTAAACAGACGCTCGAGTATCATAAACTTAATGGATCTGATGTTTATGAGACTACTAACCATTTTGTTGAAAAATTTCATACAGAGTTACACCCAATTCCATCAGAGTTTTATCACTCTTTTTTTTTAACAACCTTTTGTACTCATTTATTTTGTAGAATGTTTCGTTACGTTATTTTAACCGATGATGGCTGTAATAATATAAGAGAGTGGCAAAATAAATACACTGTTTTAATATCTCAACTTCATCAAATCATCGACAAGCTTTATATTCAAACAAACAATGTCCTTTTTTTGCAACGCCCCTTTTTAATGCAAAAATACATGATGCTCTTTTCCATGATAAAACCTTTAACTCATTTTGAACCGACGATTAAAGTACTAATTGAAAGTGATTTGCCGTATTTAAAGAAGACACTACTTGAAAATGATATAATAAAACGATATTCAGGTGATTATCATATTGAGTTTATCAATACAAGTGACGTAACTATCGATATCATATTGACAAATGTCCCAAACGTTTTAAAAAATAAAGAGTATTCGAACTCTGTCATCCATTTTTTTGAGTACCCTATGATGTTGAGAGATATTGAGGAATTGGATAAAGTTATTCAAAAAATCTACACAAAAAATTATTTAGTTGAGACATAA
- a CDS encoding YhgE/Pip domain-containing protein produces MINVQMIKQEFKQLFHNKILLISVIAICFIPILYSSVFDKSVWDPYNRSSHLPVAVVNEDQPVEMLGQKIDVGKSVIDELKHNKQLKWEFVDAKQAMDGMKGLKYYMIVTIPKNFSKNAASLLNPSPNQMEIQYTTNGSLNYIGLDMAQIGAKELEAKVRESVTAAYVKTALALGQKGKQDLIKLTNGSKELATGSKKLDNGLGEYTNGVSTAANGSNTLANGVNELASNVSPLKQGVTELQNGATQLSNGLNEVNDKLHPLSGELNEVGSGVTDLLNGTKELEASLINVESSLSGSSASLLKQDIEKINQQVESVLNDSKELSEVSSVSITLSTDLVGLSNQLSGFSQVIGNINQTVSRDTQQFEQVLKGIIQQNSRISDDIKQELIAQLSQQVTSFSTQLVTDIKSSSADIDSIVGQVQTGLNDASQQAKSLSQQATMMSQLAKGLSENTGGMKESISNIKAGTTDLLESLGNNVNLANTQNVLHELETGLSQVDNLVNEAPVALNGMNRLSVGSDALTNGLNTMSSKMPELISGVTRLDGGANELSQGLTKLTDNTPKLMSGANQLTVGATTMASALTQADKLVSRITFNNKNVKMFAAPTGLKNIEYSKVKNYGQALAPYIMSLALFVGCIVFNFIFPIRRVSMEGQSSRDWWLSKVAMGFVVSTIMAIIEATIMLLLKLPVDQVGKLYLVGMVTAWSYMFLIMFLAMTFDNPGRFVAMILLVLQLGGAGGTFPLPLQNSFFNTIHPYLPMTYSVYGFREAISRGIGAPMFNRSIITLLCIFIFFVILLRFSMDYLQRNHLENISVLNDNQKLQALEK; encoded by the coding sequence GTGATTAACGTGCAAATGATTAAACAGGAATTTAAACAGTTATTTCATAATAAAATACTACTAATATCTGTGATAGCTATCTGTTTTATTCCGATACTATATTCGAGTGTATTTGATAAATCTGTTTGGGATCCATATAACCGCTCGAGTCATTTACCTGTTGCCGTGGTAAATGAAGATCAACCTGTTGAAATGTTGGGTCAAAAAATTGATGTTGGGAAAAGTGTCATTGATGAGTTGAAGCATAACAAACAACTTAAATGGGAATTTGTTGATGCAAAGCAAGCAATGGATGGCATGAAAGGCTTAAAATATTACATGATTGTGACCATTCCAAAGAATTTCTCAAAAAATGCGGCGAGTCTTTTAAATCCTTCACCTAATCAAATGGAAATTCAGTATACAACAAATGGGTCACTGAATTATATTGGATTAGATATGGCACAAATTGGAGCAAAAGAGTTGGAAGCGAAAGTGCGAGAAAGTGTCACCGCAGCTTATGTTAAAACTGCTTTAGCACTTGGTCAAAAAGGAAAACAAGATTTAATAAAATTAACTAATGGCTCAAAAGAACTTGCAACAGGTAGTAAAAAGCTTGATAACGGTTTGGGTGAATATACGAATGGTGTGTCTACTGCAGCTAATGGCTCAAACACATTAGCAAACGGTGTAAACGAGTTAGCATCTAATGTTTCTCCGTTAAAACAAGGGGTAACGGAATTACAAAATGGTGCGACACAATTATCTAATGGACTCAATGAAGTGAATGACAAACTTCACCCACTTTCAGGGGAATTAAATGAAGTTGGAAGTGGTGTGACAGATTTATTAAACGGCACAAAAGAGTTAGAAGCCAGTTTAATAAATGTGGAAAGTAGTTTATCAGGATCTTCAGCTAGCCTGTTAAAACAAGATATTGAAAAGATTAACCAACAAGTTGAATCAGTTTTAAATGACTCAAAAGAGTTGAGTGAAGTTTCTAGTGTGTCGATTACTTTGTCAACTGATCTAGTTGGATTAAGTAATCAATTATCAGGGTTTAGCCAAGTGATTGGAAATATCAATCAGACAGTCTCTCGGGACACACAACAATTTGAACAAGTGTTAAAAGGAATCATTCAACAAAATAGTCGAATAAGTGATGACATTAAACAAGAGTTAATCGCACAACTATCACAGCAAGTTACTAGCTTCTCAACACAATTAGTGACAGATATTAAAAGTTCTTCAGCTGATATTGATAGTATTGTTGGTCAAGTTCAAACAGGGCTAAATGATGCAAGTCAGCAAGCAAAATCATTATCACAACAAGCAACGATGATGAGCCAATTAGCCAAAGGATTGTCAGAGAACACTGGAGGAATGAAAGAATCCATTTCAAATATAAAAGCAGGGACCACCGATTTGTTGGAAAGCCTTGGTAACAATGTCAACTTAGCCAACACACAAAATGTGTTACATGAATTAGAAACAGGATTATCCCAAGTAGATAACCTAGTGAATGAAGCGCCTGTTGCGTTAAATGGCATGAATCGTTTGTCTGTTGGAAGTGATGCCTTAACAAATGGACTAAATACGATGTCAAGTAAAATGCCAGAGCTAATATCAGGCGTCACACGGTTAGATGGTGGGGCCAATGAATTAAGCCAAGGACTTACAAAATTAACCGATAATACACCGAAATTAATGAGTGGAGCCAATCAACTAACAGTAGGTGCAACAACGATGGCAAGTGCTTTAACACAAGCAGATAAACTCGTTAGTCGTATAACATTTAATAATAAAAACGTCAAAATGTTTGCAGCACCAACAGGATTAAAAAATATTGAATACAGTAAAGTAAAAAATTATGGTCAAGCATTAGCACCATACATTATGTCACTTGCGTTATTTGTTGGCTGTATTGTATTCAACTTTATCTTCCCAATCAGACGCGTTTCAATGGAAGGGCAATCCAGTCGTGATTGGTGGTTAAGTAAAGTTGCGATGGGGTTTGTCGTTTCAACCATTATGGCGATTATTGAAGCGACTATTATGTTGTTACTAAAATTACCTGTCGATCAAGTTGGAAAACTTTATCTAGTGGGAATGGTGACTGCATGGAGTTATATGTTTCTAATCATGTTTTTAGCTATGACATTTGATAATCCAGGTCGATTTGTTGCGATGATTTTATTGGTGTTACAACTTGGTGGAGCTGGAGGAACCTTCCCGTTACCATTACAAAATAGTTTCTTTAATACCATCCATCCTTATTTACCAATGACCTATTCGGTTTATGGATTTAGAGAAGCCATTTCAAGAGGGATTGGGGCACCAATGTTTAATCGTAGTATCATAACGTTATTATGTATTTTTATTTTCTTTGTTATCCTTTTAAGATTTTCAATGGATTATTTACAAAGAAACCATTTAGAAAATATCTCTGTTTTAAATGATAATCAAAAATTACAAGCTTTAGAAAAATGA
- a CDS encoding mannose/fructose/sorbose PTS transporter subunit IIB — MDIRLVRIDDRLIHGQVATVWTKHSKINRILVVSDDVAQDSLRKTLLIQAAPPNIVVNVIPVAKMIEVYHDPRFNNSIKAMLLFTNPTDVKRVVEAGVIIDSVNVGGMSYQKGKYMLTNAVAVDEVDEDAFCYLDGRGVSIEIRKVVSDSPVGLIQLLKKNQTKNDKKKAIQ, encoded by the coding sequence ATGGATATTCGTTTAGTTCGTATCGATGACAGGTTAATTCATGGACAGGTAGCTACAGTCTGGACAAAACATTCAAAAATAAATCGTATTCTAGTTGTCAGTGATGATGTAGCGCAGGATTCACTCAGAAAAACGTTGCTAATTCAAGCAGCTCCACCCAACATTGTTGTCAATGTTATACCAGTTGCAAAAATGATAGAAGTTTATCATGATCCGCGGTTTAATAATTCGATTAAAGCGATGCTATTATTTACTAATCCAACAGACGTTAAACGAGTGGTAGAAGCTGGTGTCATTATTGATAGTGTGAATGTTGGCGGCATGAGTTATCAAAAAGGAAAATACATGTTAACTAATGCTGTAGCTGTTGATGAGGTTGATGAGGATGCTTTTTGTTATCTAGATGGCAGAGGCGTGTCAATCGAGATTAGGAAAGTTGTTTCTGATAGTCCTGTGGGTTTGATTCAATTACTTAAAAAGAATCAAACAAAAAACGACAAAAAGAAAGCGATACAATAG
- a CDS encoding mannose/fructose/sorbose PTS transporter subunit IIA: MVGIILASHGEFAKGILQSGSMIFGEQENVKAVTLMPSEGPEDVKKKIVEAIETFDQQDEVLFLVDLWGGTPFNQANTLFEEHKDNWAIVSGLNLPMLIEAYAMRLSEESAHKIASQIVTTGKDGIKVRPEELEPEEEKKEVAQPEAQMGSIPPGTVIGDGKIKFVLARIDSRLLHGQVATAWTKATNPTRIIVVSDSVAKDDLRKKLIEQAAPPGVKANVIPVSKMIEIAKDPRFGGTRALLLFENPADVVRVIDGGVKIDEVNVGSLAHSVGKVVVNKVLSMGQEDVEAFEQLKADGVKFDVRKVPNDSKANMDELLKKAKTDLAK; this comes from the coding sequence ATGGTTGGAATTATTTTAGCAAGTCATGGTGAGTTTGCTAAAGGAATCTTACAATCTGGTTCAATGATTTTTGGCGAACAAGAAAATGTTAAAGCTGTTACATTAATGCCAAGTGAAGGTCCAGAAGATGTTAAGAAAAAAATTGTTGAGGCAATTGAAACGTTTGATCAACAAGATGAGGTTCTTTTCCTAGTTGATTTATGGGGAGGCACACCTTTCAATCAAGCAAACACATTGTTTGAAGAGCACAAAGATAATTGGGCTATTGTTAGTGGATTAAACTTACCAATGTTGATTGAAGCGTACGCAATGAGATTATCTGAAGAAAGTGCTCATAAAATTGCGTCACAAATTGTCACAACTGGTAAAGATGGAATCAAAGTTCGTCCAGAAGAACTTGAACCAGAAGAAGAGAAAAAAGAAGTAGCACAACCTGAAGCACAAATGGGCTCAATCCCACCAGGAACAGTGATAGGTGATGGAAAAATTAAGTTTGTGTTGGCTCGTATTGACTCTCGTTTATTACATGGTCAAGTCGCAACAGCATGGACAAAAGCAACTAACCCAACACGTATCATCGTTGTGTCAGATTCAGTGGCAAAAGATGACTTACGTAAGAAATTAATTGAGCAAGCAGCTCCTCCAGGGGTTAAGGCTAACGTTATTCCAGTAAGCAAAATGATAGAAATCGCAAAAGACCCTCGTTTTGGTGGGACACGTGCGTTATTATTATTTGAAAATCCAGCAGACGTTGTTCGTGTGATTGATGGTGGTGTGAAGATTGATGAAGTAAACGTTGGATCTCTAGCTCACTCTGTTGGAAAAGTTGTTGTGAATAAAGTTCTTTCAATGGGACAAGAAGACGTAGAAGCGTTTGAACAGTTAAAAGCAGATGGTGTGAAGTTTGACGTACGTAAAGTACCAAATGATTCAAAAGCAAATATGGATGAGTTGCTTAAAAAAGCTAAAACAGATTTAGCTAAATAA